A region of Cellulophaga sp. RHA19 DNA encodes the following proteins:
- a CDS encoding universal stress protein, giving the protein MKKIIVPVDFSDQSSYALEVAASLAKTHSAEIIILHMLELNSVMISSEGMPQEQVVFLLKLTEKRLNEFLDKPFLKDITVTPIIKHYKVFSEVNEVAEDHKADLIVMGSHGVDGLEEIFIGSNTERVVRNANIPVLIIKEQIKDFDVQSIVYASNFEVEGVKAFHKVKAFADLLKAQVNYVYINTPGDNFLSTEDTYTRIAEFISTANAAVEVEIYNDYTVEKGILNYSSTTNADLIAMATHGRKGLSHFFMGSIGEDIANHASVPVVTFKI; this is encoded by the coding sequence ATGAAAAAAATTATTGTACCAGTAGACTTTTCAGATCAATCTAGTTATGCGCTAGAAGTAGCAGCATCTTTAGCTAAAACGCATAGTGCAGAAATTATTATTTTGCATATGCTAGAGCTTAACTCTGTTATGATTTCTTCTGAAGGTATGCCGCAAGAGCAAGTTGTATTTTTACTAAAGTTAACAGAAAAAAGGTTAAACGAATTTTTAGACAAACCATTTTTAAAAGATATAACCGTAACACCTATTATAAAACATTACAAGGTTTTTAGTGAGGTTAATGAGGTTGCAGAAGACCACAAAGCAGATTTAATTGTTATGGGTTCTCACGGAGTAGATGGTTTAGAAGAAATTTTTATAGGTAGCAACACAGAACGTGTGGTACGTAATGCAAACATACCTGTATTAATTATAAAAGAGCAGATAAAAGATTTTGATGTACAGTCTATAGTATACGCATCTAATTTTGAAGTAGAAGGTGTTAAAGCTTTTCACAAGGTAAAAGCCTTTGCAGATCTTTTAAAAGCACAGGTTAATTATGTGTATATAAACACACCAGGAGATAACTTTTTAAGTACAGAAGATACATATACAAGAATAGCAGAGTTTATATCTACAGCCAACGCAGCAGTAGAAGTAGAAATTTATAATGACTATACGGTAGAAAAAGGAATTCTTAATTACAGCAGTACTACCAACGCAGATTTAATTGCAATGGCAACACATGGCAGAAAAGGATTATCTCACTTTTTTATGGGCAGTATAGGAGAAGATATTGCCAACCACGCAAGTGTACCCGTAGTAACATTTAAAATATAA
- the fucP gene encoding L-fucose:H+ symporter permease has protein sequence MKTTEKIPVVTKKMLLPFILITSLFALWGFANAVTDPMVSAFKKVLELSNTQASMVQMAFYGGYFCMALPAAMFMRKYSYKVGVLIGLGLFATGALLFYPAAVTEQFWFFCLGLYILTFGLAFLETAANPYALAMGAKETATQRLNLAQAFNPVGLIAGILIAKFFVAEKLQSDDFDNFAALDSVKKAAITASDLAVIRDPYVILGLVLIGFFILFLVSKMPQNTTEGTMPSIKDTFKDLAKNKKYALGVLAQILYVGAQIMCWTYIYQYVEGLVNTGVFKESYITIFGTEILKDGFYYQIIAFLLFVVGRAIGTAMLRFMSAGKLLSGFAVLAIAFVLGTIFIDGMFGLYSLVGISFCLSLMFPTIYGIALEGLTEDQSKVGSAGLIMAIVGGALMPPLQGLIIDMGGTGVSDTTIAGVSEINFSFVLPLICFVYIAWYGYLVYKKHENKVATTV, from the coding sequence ATGAAAACTACCGAGAAAATACCTGTTGTAACCAAAAAAATGTTGCTTCCGTTTATTTTAATTACTTCTTTATTTGCCTTGTGGGGTTTTGCAAATGCAGTTACAGATCCTATGGTTTCTGCGTTTAAAAAAGTGTTAGAGTTAAGTAATACGCAAGCATCTATGGTGCAAATGGCTTTTTATGGTGGTTACTTTTGTATGGCATTGCCAGCAGCAATGTTTATGCGTAAATACTCATATAAAGTAGGGGTATTAATTGGTCTAGGTTTGTTTGCTACAGGTGCCTTGTTGTTTTACCCGGCAGCAGTAACAGAGCAGTTTTGGTTTTTTTGTTTGGGCTTGTATATTTTAACTTTTGGTTTGGCTTTTTTAGAAACAGCTGCAAACCCATATGCATTAGCAATGGGAGCCAAGGAAACAGCTACACAGCGTTTAAATTTAGCACAAGCATTTAATCCTGTTGGTTTAATTGCAGGTATTTTAATAGCTAAGTTTTTTGTTGCCGAAAAATTACAGTCAGACGATTTTGATAATTTTGCAGCATTAGACTCCGTAAAAAAAGCAGCCATAACAGCATCAGATTTAGCTGTAATTAGAGATCCGTATGTAATTTTAGGACTAGTTTTAATTGGCTTTTTTATCTTGTTTTTGGTTAGTAAAATGCCCCAAAATACTACAGAAGGTACAATGCCAAGTATAAAAGACACATTTAAAGACTTAGCTAAAAATAAAAAATATGCATTGGGTGTTTTAGCGCAAATACTATACGTAGGTGCACAAATTATGTGTTGGACGTATATTTATCAATACGTAGAAGGTTTGGTAAACACTGGTGTTTTTAAAGAAAGTTACATTACCATATTTGGAACAGAAATTTTAAAAGACGGATTCTATTATCAAATTATAGCTTTTTTACTTTTTGTAGTTGGTAGAGCTATTGGTACAGCAATGTTGCGTTTTATGAGTGCAGGTAAACTACTATCTGGCTTTGCAGTATTGGCAATTGCATTTGTTTTAGGTACTATTTTTATAGATGGTATGTTTGGTTTGTATAGCTTAGTGGGTATATCATTTTGTTTGTCTTTAATGTTCCCAACAATTTATGGTATTGCTTTAGAAGGTTTAACAGAAGACCAGTCTAAAGTTGGTTCTGCAGGTTTAATTATGGCAATTGTAGGCGGTGCTTTAATGCCACCTTTACAGGGTTTAATTATAGATATGGGAGGTACAGGAGTATCAGATACCACAATAGCTGGTGTGTCAGAAATTAATTTCTCTTTTGTACTACCATTAATATGCTTTGTCTACATAGCTTGGTATGGGTATTTAGTGTACAAAAAGCACGAAAATAAAGTGGCAACAACTGTTTAA
- a CDS encoding lactonase family protein, which produces MIVLVGGYTEKMSETLIGKSKGIYILNWNEDEGTTTQIGHLPLKNPSYFTYNTKNDCLYVIEEIAYEDTPKLKVFKHNGNGSYTNIDEKYIHGAYPCHIAISPNGKEVAVANYGTGNAEIYAIQKNGFVQNAQILQHTGKGVNPGRQEGPHAHMCLYHKNRMYVTDLGLDAVKTYEKGSNTGFMNRANLDFKVAAGSGARHCVFHPKKDFVYVLTEMFGTVSVFSTKDSSLLQTIKLLPESFTDLPGAAAIRITDNGKFLYASERTTSQIIVFKIDKKTGELTLVERVDAGGKVPRDFNLSPSEKWLLVAGQSSDDVTVFKRNEDLGTLSLSHKIKELNTPTCVLWHKA; this is translated from the coding sequence ATGATAGTATTGGTTGGTGGTTACACAGAAAAAATGTCTGAAACCCTAATAGGTAAAAGTAAAGGTATTTACATTTTAAATTGGAATGAAGACGAAGGAACTACTACCCAAATAGGGCACTTACCACTAAAAAATCCTAGTTATTTTACGTACAATACTAAAAATGATTGTTTGTATGTTATTGAAGAAATAGCATATGAAGATACTCCAAAACTAAAAGTATTTAAACACAACGGTAATGGTAGTTATACCAATATAGATGAAAAATACATTCACGGTGCATACCCTTGCCATATAGCCATATCACCAAACGGTAAAGAGGTTGCTGTTGCCAATTACGGTACAGGAAACGCAGAGATCTATGCCATACAAAAAAACGGCTTTGTGCAAAATGCACAAATTTTACAGCATACCGGCAAAGGTGTAAACCCAGGCAGACAAGAAGGTCCGCATGCGCATATGTGTTTGTACCATAAAAACAGAATGTATGTAACAGATTTAGGTTTAGATGCTGTTAAAACCTATGAAAAAGGTAGTAATACAGGTTTCATGAACAGAGCTAACTTAGACTTTAAAGTAGCAGCTGGTAGCGGAGCCAGACATTGTGTTTTTCATCCTAAAAAAGATTTTGTGTATGTATTAACCGAAATGTTTGGTACTGTAAGTGTGTTTTCTACCAAGGACAGTAGTTTGTTGCAAACCATAAAATTATTGCCAGAATCGTTTACAGATTTACCAGGTGCGGCAGCCATCAGAATAACAGATAACGGAAAATTTTTATACGCATCAGAAAGAACCACTAGTCAAATTATTGTTTTTAAAATTGATAAAAAAACAGGAGAATTAACACTGGTAGAGCGTGTAGATGCAGGCGGAAAAGTACCAAGAGATTTTAACTTATCTCCGTCTGAAAAATGGTTGTTGGTAGCAGGGCAAAGTTCTGACGATGTTACTGTTTTTAAGCGTAATGAGGATTTAGGAACCCTATCACTATCACACAAAATAAAAGAACTAAACACGCCTACTTGCGTACTTTGGCATAAGGCTTAG
- a CDS encoding PLP-dependent cysteine synthase family protein, giving the protein MNYAENILETIGNTPLVKLNKLTEELPCLVLSKYETFNPGNSVKDRMALQMIEDAEADGRLKPGGTIIEGTSGNTGMGLALAAIIKGYKCIFVMADKQSKEKVDILKAVGAEVVVCPTAVEPDDPRSYYSVSKRLGEETPNSWYVNQYDNPSNAKAHFLSTGPEIWEQTEGKITHFVVGVGTGGTISGVGKYLKSKNPNVKVWGVDTYGSVFKKYHETGEFDENEIYPYITEGIGEDILPKNVDFSIIDGFTKVTDKDAAVYTQRLAKEEGMFLGNSAGAAIKGVLQLKEHFTKDDVVVVLFHDHGSRYVGKMFNDDWMREQNFIE; this is encoded by the coding sequence ATGAATTACGCAGAGAATATTTTAGAGACTATTGGTAATACACCATTAGTTAAATTAAATAAACTAACAGAAGAATTACCTTGTTTGGTATTGTCTAAATACGAAACTTTTAACCCTGGAAATTCTGTAAAAGACCGTATGGCTTTACAGATGATTGAAGATGCAGAAGCAGACGGAAGATTAAAACCAGGCGGAACTATTATTGAAGGTACTTCTGGTAATACAGGAATGGGCTTGGCATTGGCGGCTATTATAAAAGGATACAAATGTATTTTTGTAATGGCAGACAAACAGTCTAAAGAAAAAGTAGATATATTAAAAGCTGTAGGAGCAGAGGTTGTTGTTTGTCCTACTGCAGTAGAACCAGACGATCCAAGATCATACTACTCAGTTTCTAAAAGACTAGGAGAAGAAACACCTAACTCTTGGTATGTAAACCAATACGATAATCCGTCTAACGCTAAAGCACACTTTTTAAGTACTGGTCCAGAAATTTGGGAACAGACAGAAGGCAAAATAACACACTTTGTTGTTGGTGTTGGTACAGGTGGTACTATATCTGGTGTTGGTAAATACTTAAAGTCTAAAAATCCTAATGTAAAAGTTTGGGGTGTAGACACCTATGGTTCTGTATTTAAAAAATATCATGAGACAGGTGAGTTTGATGAAAACGAGATTTACCCATACATAACAGAGGGTATTGGTGAAGATATTTTACCTAAAAATGTTGACTTTAGTATTATTGATGGTTTTACAAAAGTAACCGATAAAGATGCTGCTGTTTATACACAACGCTTGGCTAAAGAAGAAGGTATGTTTTTAGGAAACAGTGCTGGTGCAGCCATAAAAGGTGTATTGCAGTTAAAAGAACATTTTACAAAAGACGATGTAGTAGTGGTTCTTTTTCACGACCACGGAAGTAGGTATGTGGGTAAAATGTTTAATGATGATTGGATGAGAGAACAAAATTTTATCGAATAA
- a CDS encoding YtxH domain-containing protein: MSNNSNTLLGVLAGTAVGATLGILFAPDKGINTRRKLVDEAVATKESIADSALDLRNTVAATVATNKETLDTKIENLVSDASYKADDVINQLEGKLKELKAKNKKLQKS; encoded by the coding sequence ATGAGTAACAATAGCAACACATTATTAGGAGTATTAGCCGGAACCGCAGTAGGAGCAACATTAGGAATTTTGTTTGCACCAGATAAAGGTATAAACACAAGAAGAAAACTTGTAGATGAAGCGGTAGCAACAAAAGAATCTATTGCAGATAGTGCTTTAGACTTAAGAAACACAGTAGCTGCAACTGTAGCAACAAATAAAGAAACATTAGATACTAAAATAGAAAACTTAGTTTCTGATGCCAGTTACAAAGCAGACGATGTAATTAACCAATTAGAAGGTAAATTAAAAGAGCTAAAAGCTAAGAACAAAAAATTACAGAAGTCATAA
- a CDS encoding MBL fold metallo-hydrolase, translating to MNIEQIYTGCLAQGAYYIESNGEVAIIDPLREIDPYIKRATADNATIKYIFETHFHADFVSGHVSLSKATGAPIVFGPNAVTGFDALIAKDLQEFKVGNVTIVVLHTPGHTMESTTYLLRDENGKDHAIFSGDTLFLGDVGRPDLAQKAGEITEKDLAGFLFDSLRTKIMPLADDVIVYPAHGAGSACGKNMMKETVDTLGNQKGMNYALRADMTKEEFIKEVTDGLAPPPKYFPLNVKMNKEGYDDIAVVQERGTRPLSPDELEVIANETSAIVLDVRHQNEYVKEHIPRSIFIGLNGSFAPWVGALIADVKQPIVLVVPEGLEKEAITRLSRVGFDNTIGFLKGGIEAWKAAGKEIDSLRSISADEAKVEIKEKSAEVFDVRKVGEYQSEHLVDAKSTPLSMLNSHLAEFPKETPFYIHCAGGYRSVIAASILKSRGIHNLVDIAGGFAAMRNADMNITKYVCPSTL from the coding sequence ATGAATATAGAACAAATTTATACAGGATGCTTGGCACAGGGCGCCTATTATATAGAGAGTAACGGTGAGGTTGCAATTATAGATCCTTTAAGAGAAATAGATCCTTATATTAAAAGAGCAACAGCAGACAATGCAACTATAAAGTATATTTTTGAAACTCATTTTCATGCAGATTTTGTTAGTGGGCACGTTTCTTTATCTAAAGCAACAGGAGCACCAATAGTTTTTGGACCTAATGCTGTTACTGGGTTTGACGCTCTTATAGCTAAAGATTTACAAGAGTTTAAAGTTGGTAATGTAACTATAGTTGTGTTGCATACACCAGGACATACAATGGAGAGTACTACGTATTTACTACGTGATGAAAACGGTAAAGATCATGCAATTTTTTCTGGAGATACGTTGTTTTTAGGCGATGTTGGTAGACCAGATTTAGCACAAAAGGCAGGTGAAATTACAGAAAAAGATTTAGCTGGCTTTTTGTTTGATAGCTTACGCACTAAAATTATGCCTTTAGCAGATGATGTTATTGTATACCCAGCTCACGGTGCAGGTTCTGCTTGTGGTAAAAATATGATGAAGGAAACTGTTGATACGTTGGGCAACCAAAAAGGTATGAACTATGCGTTACGTGCAGATATGACCAAAGAAGAATTTATTAAAGAGGTAACAGATGGTTTAGCACCACCTCCAAAATACTTTCCGCTTAATGTAAAAATGAATAAAGAAGGGTATGATGATATAGCTGTTGTACAAGAAAGAGGTACAAGACCATTATCACCAGACGAATTAGAGGTTATAGCTAATGAAACTAGTGCAATTGTTTTAGATGTTAGGCACCAAAATGAATATGTAAAGGAACACATACCAAGATCTATTTTTATTGGTCTTAACGGTAGTTTTGCTCCTTGGGTTGGTGCTTTAATTGCAGATGTTAAACAGCCTATTGTTTTGGTTGTACCAGAAGGTTTAGAAAAAGAAGCAATTACACGTTTATCTCGTGTTGGTTTTGATAATACTATTGGCTTTTTAAAAGGAGGTATAGAAGCTTGGAAAGCGGCAGGTAAAGAAATAGATAGTTTACGTTCTATATCTGCAGATGAAGCTAAAGTAGAGATTAAAGAAAAAAGTGCTGAGGTTTTTGATGTTCGTAAAGTAGGCGAGTACCAGTCAGAGCATTTAGTAGATGCTAAAAGCACACCACTTAGTATGTTAAATAGTCACTTGGCAGAGTTTCCTAAAGAAACACCTTTTTATATACACTGTGCAGGTGGTTACAGATCTGTAATTGCTGCATCTATTTTAAAAAGTAGAGGAATTCATAACTTGGTAGATATTGCTGGTGGTTTTGCTGCTATGCGTAATGCAGATATGAATATTACAAAATACGTTTGTCCGTCTACATTATAG
- a CDS encoding aldose epimerase, translating into MIILELANQIVKIDKGELVNYLVDKVEYIHQKGDPGWRNADTEMFPLIGPTAEAGFKVWTPKGDAIQDQHGLLRELTYTLLSADSTAAVFQKEYKANNNVANSKYPNKSTVSELYWPYDFKFQKKFELTTTGVEITFLITAEEGMPYMLGYHPAFKTESNVTEVSYGENAKAAVKDIKAAGSVAYPLRDMTKAELQNTNAITIETQGFKELMLWTEVDTMLCVEPITFYPYDVAQDKLFKGYSNMGKVPAEYKVFLKPSNL; encoded by the coding sequence ATGATAATACTAGAATTAGCAAACCAAATTGTTAAGATTGATAAAGGTGAACTTGTAAATTACCTTGTAGATAAGGTTGAATATATACACCAAAAAGGAGATCCAGGATGGCGTAATGCAGACACAGAAATGTTTCCGCTTATTGGCCCAACTGCAGAAGCAGGTTTTAAGGTTTGGACACCAAAAGGTGATGCTATACAAGACCAACACGGTTTGTTAAGAGAGTTAACTTATACGTTGTTAAGTGCAGATAGTACTGCTGCAGTTTTTCAAAAGGAATACAAGGCAAATAATAACGTAGCCAATTCTAAATATCCAAATAAATCTACCGTAAGTGAATTGTACTGGCCGTATGATTTTAAATTTCAAAAAAAGTTTGAATTAACTACCACAGGTGTAGAAATTACTTTTTTAATTACTGCAGAAGAAGGTATGCCGTATATGTTAGGCTATCACCCAGCTTTTAAAACAGAAAGTAACGTTACAGAAGTTAGTTACGGAGAAAATGCTAAAGCTGCTGTAAAAGACATTAAAGCTGCAGGTAGTGTAGCTTATCCTTTAAGAGATATGACTAAGGCAGAATTACAAAATACAAATGCCATTACTATAGAAACCCAAGGTTTTAAAGAGTTAATGTTATGGACAGAGGTAGATACTATGTTGTGTGTAGAGCCTATTACATTTTACCCTTATGATGTTGCCCAAGACAAATTGTTTAAAGGATATAGCAATATGGGCAAAGTGCCAGCAGAATATAAAGTGTTTTTAAAGCCTAGTAATTTGTAA
- a CDS encoding SulP family inorganic anion transporter: MQNFFPILAWLKTYKKGDFIKDLLAGFTVGIILIPQGMAYAMIAGLPPVYGLYAALFPTFMYVFLGTSRQLAVGPVAMDSLLVAAGLGALSLATTEDYIAMAIVLAFLVGATQFLLGLFRMGFLVNFMSKPVISGFTSGAAIIIMFSQLKHLLGANIEGSSKFIQLLKNVFSKIGETNMYDFAIGLVGIILIVVFKKVNKKLPTILFVVVLGILSVYFFKLDQYGVKIVGAIPDGLPSFGVPNITIKNILDIWPIAVTLAFVGYLEAISIGKALEEKSGEETINPNQELKAIGSANMVGSFFSSFPVTASFSRSAINYEAGAKTNLASLFSVIMVVVVLLFLTPLFFYLPKAILASIIMVSVFGLIDVAYPKELWKHRKDELLVLLATFICTVFIGIKEGILVGVLFSLLLMVYRTSKPHFAVLGNVKDSDYYKNVSRFGSEVITRKDLLIVRFDAQLYFGNSSFFKSELYKHIEKKGPALKGVILNAEAINYIDSSAAQMLEKVIREIHEKNIQFYVAGAIGPARDIIFTSGIITELHREFLFVKTSEAVTYFDEPKEISILRAKVAHQKNFN, translated from the coding sequence ATGCAGAATTTCTTTCCCATACTTGCGTGGCTTAAAACCTATAAAAAAGGAGATTTTATAAAAGATTTACTAGCTGGTTTTACAGTTGGTATTATTTTAATTCCTCAGGGTATGGCGTATGCTATGATTGCGGGTTTACCACCCGTATATGGTTTGTATGCAGCTTTGTTTCCTACTTTTATGTATGTGTTTTTAGGTACATCTAGGCAATTGGCTGTTGGTCCTGTTGCTATGGATTCTTTACTTGTTGCTGCTGGGTTAGGAGCATTATCACTTGCTACTACAGAAGACTATATTGCTATGGCAATTGTACTTGCTTTTTTGGTTGGTGCTACTCAGTTTCTGCTAGGACTTTTTAGAATGGGGTTTTTGGTTAATTTTATGTCTAAACCTGTAATTAGTGGCTTTACTTCTGGTGCGGCAATTATAATAATGTTTAGTCAGCTTAAACACTTACTTGGTGCAAATATAGAGGGGAGTAGTAAATTTATACAGTTACTAAAAAATGTATTTTCTAAAATAGGAGAAACCAATATGTACGACTTTGCAATTGGTTTGGTGGGCATAATTTTAATAGTAGTATTTAAAAAGGTAAATAAAAAATTACCCACAATTTTATTTGTGGTAGTGCTAGGTATATTGTCTGTGTACTTTTTTAAGTTAGATCAGTATGGAGTAAAAATAGTAGGTGCTATTCCAGATGGTTTACCTTCTTTTGGAGTACCAAACATAACTATTAAAAATATATTAGATATTTGGCCAATTGCAGTAACACTAGCATTTGTTGGGTATTTAGAAGCTATATCTATAGGTAAGGCGCTAGAAGAAAAAAGTGGTGAAGAAACCATAAATCCAAATCAGGAATTAAAGGCTATTGGGTCTGCTAATATGGTAGGGTCTTTTTTTAGTTCTTTTCCTGTTACAGCAAGTTTTTCTAGGTCTGCTATAAATTATGAAGCTGGTGCAAAAACAAATTTAGCATCTTTATTTAGTGTTATAATGGTGGTGGTAGTATTACTCTTTTTAACGCCATTATTTTTCTATCTACCTAAAGCAATATTAGCGTCTATAATAATGGTTTCTGTATTTGGATTAATAGATGTAGCTTATCCAAAAGAATTATGGAAACACCGTAAAGATGAACTATTAGTTTTACTAGCCACATTTATTTGTACTGTTTTTATAGGTATAAAAGAAGGTATATTAGTAGGTGTTTTATTTTCTTTATTGTTAATGGTGTACAGAACATCTAAACCACATTTTGCCGTGTTAGGTAATGTAAAAGACTCAGATTATTACAAAAATGTAAGCAGGTTTGGATCAGAAGTTATTACAAGAAAAGATTTATTAATTGTTAGGTTTGATGCCCAATTGTATTTTGGTAACTCTAGTTTTTTTAAGTCAGAATTATACAAGCATATAGAAAAAAAAGGACCTGCTCTAAAAGGTGTAATTTTAAATGCAGAGGCTATTAACTATATAGATTCTAGTGCTGCACAAATGTTAGAAAAAGTAATAAGAGAAATTCACGAAAAAAACATACAGTTTTATGTAGCTGGTGCTATTGGCCCTGCAAGAGATATTATTTTTACAAGCGGAATTATAACGGAGCTGCATAGAGAGTTTTTATTTGTAAAAACTTCCGAAGCGGTTACTTATTTTGATGAACCCAAGGAAATATCAATATTAAGAGCAAAGGTAGCACACCAAAAAAACTTTAACTGA
- the hemN gene encoding oxygen-independent coproporphyrinogen III oxidase, whose amino-acid sequence MCNLVQKYNIPGPRYTSYPTVPYWDINTFSGKEWENTLIKSFKESNATEGISLYIHLPFCESLCTFCGCHKRITKRHEVETPYIQAVLKEWQLYCAMLPEKPIVKELHLGGGTPTFFTPENLQALIKGIFRKADKAAEYEFSFEGHPNNTTKEHLQALYNVGFRRVSYGVQDYNSTVQKAINRVQSFENVKNVTEWAREIGYTSIGHDIIFGLPHQTLEHVEETILKTKELLPDRLAFYSYAHVPWLKGNGQRGYRDEDLPTATEKREQYEKGKDLLAKVGYKEIGMDHFALKTDSLYASMENNNLHRNFMGYTASKTQVMIGLGVSSISDSWYSFAQNVKSLEEYNHLVFNNIIPIYRGHILTQEDRVIRKHILNLMCRLETSWSTNDEEFELLPSTLEKLEEMEHDGLIEISATKLTVLDKGRPFIRNICMAFDVLMHKKAPQTRLFSMTI is encoded by the coding sequence ATGTGCAATTTAGTTCAGAAATACAATATTCCAGGTCCAAGATATACTAGTTACCCAACAGTTCCGTATTGGGATATAAATACGTTCTCTGGTAAGGAGTGGGAGAACACTTTAATTAAATCTTTTAAAGAAAGTAACGCTACAGAGGGTATAAGTTTATACATACACTTACCTTTTTGTGAAAGCCTTTGTACGTTTTGTGGTTGTCATAAGCGTATTACCAAACGTCATGAAGTAGAAACACCTTATATACAAGCAGTGCTAAAAGAATGGCAGTTGTATTGTGCTATGTTGCCAGAAAAACCAATTGTAAAAGAATTGCATTTGGGTGGTGGTACACCAACATTTTTTACTCCAGAAAATTTACAAGCACTTATAAAAGGTATTTTTAGAAAAGCAGACAAAGCGGCGGAGTACGAGTTTAGTTTTGAAGGACATCCAAACAACACTACAAAAGAACATTTACAAGCATTATATAACGTAGGTTTTAGACGTGTAAGTTATGGCGTGCAAGATTATAACAGTACGGTACAAAAAGCAATAAACAGAGTACAGTCTTTTGAGAATGTAAAAAATGTAACAGAGTGGGCTAGAGAAATTGGGTATACCTCTATTGGGCACGATATTATTTTTGGATTGCCACACCAAACATTAGAACACGTAGAAGAAACCATTTTAAAAACAAAAGAGTTGTTACCAGACAGGTTGGCTTTTTACAGTTACGCACACGTGCCGTGGTTAAAAGGTAATGGACAACGTGGTTATAGAGATGAAGATTTGCCAACTGCTACAGAAAAAAGAGAACAGTATGAAAAAGGAAAAGACTTACTTGCCAAAGTAGGGTATAAGGAAATTGGTATGGACCATTTTGCTTTAAAAACCGATAGCTTATATGCATCTATGGAAAACAATAATTTACATAGAAACTTTATGGGCTATACAGCATCTAAAACCCAAGTAATGATAGGTTTGGGTGTATCTAGTATTAGCGATAGCTGGTATAGTTTTGCTCAAAATGTAAAAAGTTTAGAAGAATACAATCATTTAGTATTTAATAATATAATTCCTATTTATAGAGGGCATATTTTAACACAAGAAGATCGTGTAATTAGAAAACATATTTTAAATTTGATGTGTAGGCTAGAGACTTCTTGGAGTACTAATGATGAAGAATTTGAGCTGTTGCCAAGTACTTTAGAAAAATTAGAAGAAATGGAACATGATGGTCTTATAGAAATTTCTGCTACAAAACTTACAGTATTAGATAAGGGTAGACCCTTTATTAGAAATATATGTATGGCTTTTGATGTTTTAATGCATAAAAAAGCGCCCCAAACAAGACTATTTTCAATGACAATATAA
- a CDS encoding sugar O-acetyltransferase — MQSEKDKMLSGKPYSPYDKQLAEDRFKAKEIVFKFNTRSPLEEKEKKQDIIQLLNKTPKRFYIEPPFRCDYGYNIEIGANFFSNYNLVILDCAKVTIGDNVMLGPNVALYTAAHPIHHSIRNRLYEHALPITIGNNVWIGGNVVINPGVTIGDNTVIGSGSVVTKDITSNVVAVGNPCVVKRQITQEDKVYFDIK; from the coding sequence ATGCAGAGTGAAAAAGACAAAATGCTTTCTGGTAAACCATATTCGCCTTATGATAAACAATTGGCTGAAGATCGGTTTAAAGCAAAGGAAATTGTTTTTAAATTTAACACTCGCTCTCCGCTAGAAGAAAAAGAAAAAAAGCAAGATATAATTCAGCTTTTAAATAAAACACCTAAGCGGTTCTATATAGAGCCGCCTTTTAGGTGCGATTATGGTTATAACATAGAAATTGGTGCTAACTTCTTTTCTAACTATAACCTTGTTATACTAGACTGTGCCAAGGTAACTATAGGAGACAATGTAATGTTGGGGCCTAACGTAGCATTGTATACCGCAGCCCACCCAATACACCATAGCATTAGAAATAGATTGTATGAGCACGCTTTGCCAATAACTATTGGCAATAATGTTTGGATTGGTGGTAACGTGGTTATTAATCCAGGGGTAACTATTGGAGATAATACGGTTATTGGTTCTGGTAGTGTGGTTACTAAAGATATTACAAGTAATGTAGTAGCCGTAGGAAATCCTTGTGTGGTTAAAAGACAAATTACCCAAGAAGATAAAGTCTATTTTGATATAAAATAG